TGACGAGCTCCATGCCTTCGACGACCTCGCCGAAGACGACATGCTTGTTGTCGAGCCAGTCGGTGACGATGGTGGTGATGAAGAACTGCGAGCCGTTGGTGTTCGGGCCGGCGTTGGCCATGGAGAGCTGACCGGGCTTGGTGTGCTTGATCTTGAAGTTCTCGTCGGCGAACTTCTCGCCGTAGATGCTCTTGCCGCCGGTCCCGTTACCGGCGGTGAAGTCGCCGCCCTGGAGCATGAAGTCGGGGATCACGCGGTGGAAGCCGGATCCTTCGTAGCCGAAGCCGTGCTGGCCGGTGGCGAGCTCGCGGAAGTTCTGCGCGGTCTTGGGAACCACGTCGTCGAAGAGGGTGAAGACGATCCGGCCGGCCGGGTCGCCGTTGATGGTGATGTCGAAGTACACGTTGTTACTCATGACGGCAATCCTCACATCCGCCGTGACCGGCCCGGCACGCGGCCCCGACCTGCGG
This genomic stretch from Streptomyces nigrescens harbors:
- a CDS encoding peptidylprolyl isomerase, with the protein product MSNNVYFDITINGDPAGRIVFTLFDDVVPKTAQNFRELATGQHGFGYEGSGFHRVIPDFMLQGGDFTAGNGTGGKSIYGEKFADENFKIKHTKPGQLSMANAGPNTNGSQFFITTIVTDWLDNKHVVFGEVVEGMELVRKIESLGSHGGATKADIVIAKSGVIGA